A genomic stretch from Candidatus Kapaibacterium thiocyanatum includes:
- a CDS encoding ATP-dependent DNA helicase RecG, whose protein sequence is MSDAPAESRILPLQYLKGIGPRRAEALAKDGLVTIEDVLLYVPRSYVDRNAAPSIAALHQSYRRPDLWNGDAASIAKVTSEVTLIAAVHDVRESTVGKGRRMLSVVITDGSGSTAKLVFWNMVDYYKRALTQGQYVVVSGTPEYEPRFNQISFHHPEIERIDEEDMADYRSGVILPKYTLTQGMRNAGITMRLMRDMVGQVIDKAIGTMVDPVPVDIRQRLRMIPRDRALRELHFPSSLQAINDARQRMKFEELFFFQLLLAVRRRSRKRPENGLVVSPKSPRARALTERLPFQLTGAQRRVIHEITNDMSSGVPMNRLLQGDVGSGKTIVALLCMLCAVDNGYQTLIMAPTEILAEQHYNGIRRLLDGTDIRIVQLVGGQKKAMRAAALSEIAAGEAQIIVGTHAMFEADVRYRNLGLIVIDEQHRFGVAQRAALQRLGKDSHDEGPRVPHILVMSATPIPRTLSMTVYGDLDVSVIDAMPAERRPISTHVVFESQISDVHRFIREQVAEGRQAYIVYPLVEKSEKLELKSAVEHHETLQHEVFPDLKVGLLHGQMLWYEKEDAMKAFLNREFDILVATTVVEVGIDVPNATVMLVENAERFGLAQLHQLRGRVGRSGHQSYCFLATKDHFRYQINRRTTVEDRAASVIRLKTMEETTDGFRIAEVDLSLRGPGDVLGTRQSGLPEFRFADLVTDVPVIARAREEAFGLLERDPHLRAQEHRHAREVLIALFEGASGFVSVA, encoded by the coding sequence ATGAGCGATGCGCCAGCAGAGTCGCGCATCCTTCCGCTTCAGTACCTGAAGGGGATCGGCCCACGAAGGGCGGAAGCACTGGCCAAGGATGGTCTCGTGACGATCGAGGACGTGCTCCTGTACGTACCACGGAGCTACGTGGATCGTAATGCCGCACCCAGTATCGCCGCCCTGCACCAATCGTACCGTCGGCCCGATCTCTGGAACGGCGACGCTGCTTCCATCGCCAAGGTCACGTCGGAAGTGACGCTCATCGCCGCCGTGCACGACGTACGCGAAAGCACGGTGGGCAAGGGACGCCGCATGCTGTCCGTCGTCATCACCGACGGCAGCGGCAGTACGGCCAAGCTGGTATTCTGGAACATGGTCGACTACTACAAACGTGCACTGACCCAGGGCCAGTACGTCGTCGTGAGCGGTACTCCGGAATACGAGCCACGATTCAACCAGATCTCGTTCCATCATCCCGAGATCGAACGCATCGACGAGGAGGACATGGCCGACTACCGGTCGGGCGTGATCCTGCCGAAGTACACGCTGACGCAGGGCATGCGCAATGCCGGCATCACGATGCGGCTCATGCGGGACATGGTAGGGCAGGTCATCGACAAGGCCATCGGTACGATGGTCGATCCCGTACCCGTCGACATACGCCAGCGCCTGCGGATGATTCCACGCGATCGTGCGTTGAGGGAACTGCATTTCCCGTCGTCGCTGCAGGCCATCAACGATGCACGCCAGCGCATGAAGTTCGAAGAGCTGTTCTTCTTCCAGTTGCTGCTGGCCGTACGGCGGAGGTCGCGTAAACGTCCGGAGAACGGTCTCGTCGTATCGCCGAAGAGTCCTCGCGCACGGGCTCTCACGGAACGTCTTCCCTTTCAGCTCACCGGGGCGCAACGCCGCGTGATCCACGAAATCACCAACGATATGTCGTCCGGTGTGCCCATGAACAGGCTGCTCCAGGGCGACGTCGGTTCGGGCAAGACGATCGTGGCATTGCTCTGCATGCTCTGTGCGGTCGACAACGGATATCAGACGCTCATCATGGCGCCGACCGAAATCCTCGCGGAACAGCACTACAACGGCATCCGGCGGTTGCTCGACGGGACGGACATACGGATCGTCCAGCTCGTCGGTGGACAGAAGAAGGCCATGCGCGCAGCGGCGCTGAGCGAGATCGCGGCAGGCGAGGCCCAGATCATCGTCGGTACGCATGCCATGTTCGAAGCCGACGTCCGGTACAGGAACCTGGGTCTGATCGTCATCGACGAACAGCACCGGTTCGGTGTGGCACAGCGTGCCGCATTGCAGCGGCTCGGCAAGGACTCGCACGATGAGGGGCCGCGGGTGCCGCATATCCTCGTCATGTCCGCTACGCCGATTCCCCGTACGTTGAGCATGACCGTCTATGGTGATCTCGACGTCTCCGTCATCGACGCCATGCCGGCGGAACGCCGCCCGATCAGTACCCACGTCGTCTTCGAATCGCAGATCTCCGACGTCCACCGGTTCATCCGCGAGCAGGTCGCCGAGGGCCGCCAGGCCTACATCGTCTATCCTCTCGTGGAGAAGAGCGAGAAGCTCGAGCTGAAGTCCGCGGTCGAGCATCACGAGACGCTTCAGCATGAAGTGTTTCCCGATCTCAAGGTCGGCCTCCTTCATGGACAGATGCTCTGGTACGAGAAGGAGGATGCGATGAAAGCCTTCCTGAACAGGGAGTTCGACATTCTCGTCGCCACGACCGTCGTCGAAGTCGGCATCGACGTGCCCAATGCCACGGTCATGCTCGTCGAGAATGCGGAACGGTTCGGTCTGGCCCAGTTGCATCAGCTACGTGGCCGGGTGGGCAGGAGCGGTCACCAGTCATATTGCTTTCTCGCAACGAAGGATCATTTCCGGTACCAGATCAATCGAAGGACGACGGTCGAGGACCGGGCTGCCTCCGTCATCAGACTGAAGACGATGGAGGAGACGACGGACGGCTTCCGCATCGCCGAAGTCGACCTGTCGTTGCGGGGTCCGGGCGACGTGCTGGGCACCAGGCAAAGCGGTTTGCCGGAGTTCAGATTCGCCGATCTGGTAACGGACGTTCCGGTGATCGCTCGAGCGAGAGAGGAAGCCTTCGGTCTTCTCGAACGCGATCCTCACCTGCGTGCGCAGGAACATCGGCATGCCAGGGAAGTTCTGATCGCACTGTTCGAAGGAGCCTCCGGCTTCGTCAGCGTCGCGTGA